The Tolypothrix sp. NIES-4075 genome contains a region encoding:
- a CDS encoding competence protein CoiA family protein: protein MEIAKALYLGGDVVIHANDERLNFSSYQHLGLLCLYCGEAVFYKHGEINRSHFAHFPDIYPDKMAECLLRQSNHHYTYSWTDLSPQGRQQRLKIFNKHFLELITWDINDFEDGCNWIQKVPYSILKKIYTDSVEKFRQRKGSIALSYRLLHYRTKISSLHRAIAREAIDYLCLQSSHFLLIQLIDYAIYKAYKNNKKILFSKHNKGDEIVEFTADLIIEVDWKKAFCSIPSNIYVEPQKVEKEFYQLLQDGCVYIEGRDLIFIKQKNKYDMDKSLLGTFLETPNFKYKDKYPYEIQLNIIHEQVCKAHQEKLQLFKEEILKHLQVTKQKTPLSMPVSKRKKLILNPDKKEILLVNLHENSPKNKCIAFFEPQYQWHTREKLELKHFFCANPQYKLFLEFCPGGQQALTQLFYDWLSYFDIKIPFSIEESTV, encoded by the coding sequence ATGGAAATTGCAAAAGCCCTCTATTTAGGAGGTGATGTAGTAATTCACGCTAACGATGAGAGGCTCAATTTTTCGTCGTATCAACATTTAGGGTTACTTTGCTTGTATTGTGGTGAAGCCGTTTTTTACAAACATGGAGAGATAAACCGCTCGCATTTTGCCCATTTTCCTGATATTTATCCAGATAAGATGGCAGAGTGTCTCTTACGACAGTCGAATCACCATTACACATATTCATGGACTGATTTATCACCACAAGGTAGACAGCAAAGATTAAAGATATTTAATAAACATTTTCTAGAATTAATTACTTGGGATATAAATGATTTTGAAGATGGATGCAATTGGATTCAGAAGGTGCCTTATTCTATCCTTAAAAAAATTTATACAGATAGTGTAGAAAAATTCAGGCAACGAAAAGGAAGCATTGCTTTATCTTACCGCTTATTGCACTATAGAACAAAAATTAGTTCACTGCATCGAGCTATTGCAAGAGAAGCAATAGATTACTTATGTCTTCAATCCTCTCACTTCCTACTCATACAATTAATTGATTATGCGATTTATAAAGCTTATAAAAATAATAAAAAAATTTTGTTTTCTAAGCATAATAAAGGCGATGAAATTGTTGAATTTACTGCCGATTTAATTATTGAAGTTGATTGGAAAAAAGCCTTCTGCTCTATACCTAGCAATATCTACGTCGAGCCTCAAAAGGTTGAAAAAGAATTTTACCAACTTTTACAGGACGGATGTGTTTATATAGAGGGTAGAGACTTAATTTTTATTAAACAAAAAAATAAGTATGACATGGACAAATCTCTTTTAGGAACATTTTTAGAAACACCCAACTTTAAATATAAAGATAAGTATCCATATGAGATTCAATTAAATATTATTCATGAACAGGTTTGTAAGGCTCATCAAGAAAAACTCCAATTATTCAAGGAAGAGATTTTAAAACATCTGCAAGTTACTAAACAAAAAACTCCACTATCAATGCCAGTATCAAAACGAAAAAAATTAATACTTAACCCTGACAAAAAAGAGATTTTACTGGTAAATTTGCATGAAAATTCGCCGAAAAATAAGTGTATAGCTTTTTTTGAACCGCAATATCAATGGCATACAAGGGAAAAATTGGAATTAAAACATTTTTTCTGTGCTAATCCTCAATACAAACTGTTTTTAGAATTTTGTCCTGGAGGACAACAAGCTCTGACTCAACTGTTCTATGATTGGTTAAGTTATTTTGATATAAAAATTCCATTCTCAATAGAAGAGAGTACTGTGTAG
- a CDS encoding peptidoglycan-binding domain-containing protein: MSTLQDVISNSLSLTRAQLKADNRALVMEIQTKLANLGFYPGGGWIDGDLGSLNSFSWKGLIDFCRRVGSVSIPSEDVAINPDIALKLLETKQVEQINSILSAPGNTTLIFNKLKEIQNASPIVNRNTPASAFVARTINKSPFQTLINDYPAFLEQKPDGTFIISYGDSFTLSSGVTANFSDYPNRGIKPSIDETGLNFLSSNISHACVCVGSFTDSNSPIKTHWLGKKSIDKQQFYSVTKFIGVLNTICQINKNYPNIDVDDCVIESPKYRFNDLVKDMVKYQYEYGSSNAIGALFKRFIERPKLEQWIVEQTGNSGIKFLGAYGDNSLIANPKIKDTTTGKVILSSDGTGATGENLISAYDLVRLISMLGWHLHLPETAKLPSAQWKSLESVVRAMGNDTARYVDVALETLGVVNVISEPVIISKVGWGLGSMTYAALVKFVDQRVTQSKLRTFALALRCPTPASDDRERDTNLAVAVTEIVRRIINEELA, encoded by the coding sequence ATGTCCACTTTACAAGATGTTATTAGTAACAGTTTATCATTGACACGCGCTCAATTAAAGGCAGATAATAGAGCCTTAGTCATGGAAATTCAGACTAAGCTAGCTAATTTAGGCTTTTATCCTGGTGGTGGATGGATTGATGGCGATTTGGGTAGCTTGAATAGTTTTTCTTGGAAAGGATTAATTGATTTTTGTAGAAGAGTTGGCAGTGTCTCTATACCATCTGAGGATGTTGCAATTAACCCAGATATTGCTCTAAAGTTATTAGAAACTAAACAGGTCGAACAGATCAATTCTATTTTAAGCGCTCCTGGAAACACTACTTTGATTTTCAACAAGCTGAAAGAAATCCAAAACGCTTCACCTATTGTTAATCGCAATACACCAGCTTCTGCCTTTGTCGCTAGAACGATAAATAAGTCACCTTTCCAGACGCTAATTAATGATTATCCAGCCTTTTTGGAGCAAAAGCCAGATGGAACTTTTATTATTTCCTATGGAGATAGCTTTACTTTATCTAGTGGTGTCACAGCCAATTTTAGTGACTATCCAAATCGAGGAATCAAACCAAGTATTGATGAAACGGGCTTAAACTTTCTTTCTAGTAATATTAGCCATGCCTGTGTTTGTGTTGGTAGCTTTACCGATAGCAACAGCCCTATCAAAACTCACTGGCTTGGTAAAAAATCAATAGATAAACAACAATTTTATAGTGTAACTAAATTCATTGGTGTTTTAAACACTATTTGTCAAATCAATAAAAATTATCCCAATATCGATGTTGACGATTGTGTCATTGAATCTCCTAAATATCGCTTTAATGATTTAGTTAAAGATATGGTTAAATATCAATATGAATATGGCTCATCTAATGCCATAGGTGCCTTGTTTAAACGATTCATTGAACGCCCAAAACTAGAACAATGGATTGTAGAGCAAACGGGTAATAGTGGGATTAAATTTCTTGGAGCATATGGCGATAATTCATTGATTGCCAATCCCAAAATAAAAGATACTACAACTGGAAAAGTTATTTTATCCTCCGACGGTACAGGTGCTACTGGTGAGAATTTAATCTCTGCTTATGACTTAGTGCGATTAATCTCAATGCTAGGTTGGCATTTACATCTTCCTGAGACTGCTAAGTTACCATCAGCCCAATGGAAAAGCCTTGAAAGTGTCGTGCGGGCAATGGGTAACGATACGGCTCGTTATGTAGATGTAGCATTGGAAACATTGGGGGTAGTTAATGTTATTAGCGAACCCGTAATTATTTCTAAAGTAGGTTGGGGTCTTGGTTCTATGACTTATGCTGCTTTGGTGAAGTTTGTGGATCAACGGGTTACTCAATCTAAACTGAGAACATTTGCTCTAGCATTACGTTGTCCTACTCCAGCATCGGATGACAGGGAAAGGGATACTAATTTAGCAGTAGCAGTCACAGAAATTGTGCGGCGGATTATCAATGAGGAACTAGCTTGA
- a CDS encoding DUF2272 domain-containing protein has protein sequence MNQIVKNGSRYEVCRGRGQNPIKSIDSLPPGGFQSHCDLEVEIKDTEVRTLGGNVEQTVSITTYPLTANGFLRAAKNVYGVLRNNF, from the coding sequence ATGAATCAGATAGTGAAAAATGGTAGCAGGTACGAAGTTTGTCGTGGGCGAGGGCAAAATCCCATCAAATCTATTGATTCATTACCACCGGGAGGATTTCAAAGTCACTGCGATCTTGAAGTAGAAATTAAGGATACAGAAGTCCGCACTCTTGGGGGGAATGTAGAGCAAACAGTGTCTATCACCACATATCCATTAACTGCTAATGGTTTTCTTAGAGCCGCAAAAAATGTTTATGGAGTCTTAAGAAATAATTTTTAA
- a CDS encoding HNH endonuclease, whose product MSERTPESMRRIVAARARGYCEYCRCSEQFATESFTVEHIKPRQAGGETVLENLAWSCFGCNSYKHTKTQATDPETKEKIALYNPRQQFWREHFSWSDDFTQVIGKTACGRATVEALRLNRFGVVNLRRLLRSANLHPPENVEGDE is encoded by the coding sequence ATGTCAGAGCGAACCCCAGAATCAATGAGGCGTATTGTTGCGGCTCGTGCGCGTGGTTACTGCGAGTATTGTCGCTGTTCTGAGCAATTTGCTACTGAGAGTTTTACGGTTGAACATATAAAACCTCGACAAGCAGGTGGGGAAACAGTTTTAGAAAATCTTGCTTGGAGTTGCTTCGGCTGTAATAGTTATAAACATACCAAAACCCAAGCAACCGATCCAGAAACAAAAGAAAAAATTGCACTATATAATCCTCGACAGCAATTTTGGAGAGAGCATTTTAGCTGGAGTGATGATTTTACACAGGTAATTGGTAAAACAGCTTGTGGTCGAGCAACGGTTGAAGCTTTGCGTTTAAACCGCTTTGGTGTTGTCAATTTACGCCGTTTGTTGAGGAGTGCAAATCTGCATCCGCCAGAGAATGTGGAAGGTGATGAGTAG
- a CDS encoding DUF1822 family protein → MTANAALFTFASPTDLILEIPANVQNQAYLHSQSFSHPSSGYQAYLNELCLNVVLAWLQADFAPQAKVSPNINALASFWELVNGTAITSDGIRFILVPSEAMDLSELRVAQEWVDVSSLAGDYYLAVQVEPDEAYVRVWGYCSYEQLKNQGSYDASDRTYSLDAVDIISDINVLTLAQQLCPQESTPKVIPQLATLPQEQAQNLISRLANPEIITPRLAIPFPLWGALIEHGGWRQSLYQRRLGLPEQWSVIQWLQNGVSQLAENVGWGSLMQLSVAGARSVEETQPQTILSRQLAIAGQTYELRIIPQNEGESIIWRFELRNAAVGAAIPGGFKLRLLTEDLQSFPNNEDIAITAVEQLFVEVALEPGEGIVWEIEPKSENYDREILRF, encoded by the coding sequence ATGACTGCCAACGCCGCCTTGTTTACTTTTGCATCCCCGACAGATTTGATTTTAGAAATACCCGCCAACGTCCAAAATCAGGCGTATCTTCACAGTCAATCTTTTTCTCATCCTAGTTCTGGTTATCAAGCTTATTTAAATGAACTTTGCTTGAATGTTGTTTTGGCGTGGCTGCAAGCAGATTTTGCACCCCAGGCAAAAGTATCGCCGAATATCAATGCTTTAGCAAGTTTTTGGGAACTGGTGAATGGGACTGCAATTACATCAGACGGCATTCGATTTATTTTGGTTCCCAGCGAGGCGATGGATTTAAGTGAATTGCGAGTAGCCCAAGAATGGGTAGATGTATCTAGTTTAGCTGGTGATTATTATTTAGCAGTGCAAGTAGAACCGGATGAAGCTTATGTGCGGGTTTGGGGCTATTGTAGTTATGAACAATTGAAAAATCAAGGAAGTTATGATGCAAGCGATCGCACTTATTCCCTTGATGCTGTTGATATTATTAGTGACATCAACGTTTTAACTTTAGCGCAACAACTTTGTCCTCAAGAAAGTACGCCTAAGGTTATCCCGCAATTAGCAACTTTACCACAAGAACAAGCACAAAATTTAATTTCTCGTTTAGCAAACCCAGAAATAATCACACCGAGACTCGCTATTCCTTTTCCACTTTGGGGTGCGCTAATTGAACATGGTGGTTGGCGACAAAGCTTATATCAACGCCGCTTGGGATTACCAGAACAGTGGTCAGTTATCCAATGGTTGCAAAACGGTGTTTCTCAACTTGCAGAAAACGTCGGTTGGGGAAGCTTGATGCAACTTAGCGTCGCTGGTGCGCGGAGTGTCGAAGAAACACAACCACAAACAATTCTTTCTCGGCAGTTAGCGATCGCCGGTCAAACCTACGAACTGCGTATCATACCACAAAACGAAGGAGAATCAATTATTTGGCGCTTTGAATTGCGTAACGCTGCCGTAGGTGCAGCCATTCCCGGTGGATTTAAACTCAGACTACTCACCGAAGATTTACAAAGCTTCCCCAACAACGAAGATATAGCCATAACAGCCGTAGAGCAACTCTTTGTAGAAGTAGCGCTAGAACCAGGTGAAGGTATAGTATGGGAAATAGAACCCAAAAGCGAAAACTACGACCGAGAAATATTGAGATTTTAA
- a CDS encoding DUF4870 domain-containing protein has translation MRGKTKQQIRIWAMLCHLSALLAWILLILVVIIGVPLYLPLNVLAPLIIWRSKKTQYTWVDFQGKESLNFQLSLTFYVLILVIISLLLVFTGFGIAMTSNGTANYIEIIFRTLLIGCSAIVLFMLLLQSFVVTCAAIKAYRGEYYRYPFTIRFLI, from the coding sequence ATGAGAGGAAAAACCAAGCAACAAATCCGTATATGGGCGATGTTGTGTCATCTCTCAGCTTTATTAGCGTGGATACTATTGATTTTAGTAGTAATTATCGGCGTTCCTTTGTATCTACCGTTAAATGTTTTAGCACCATTGATTATTTGGCGAAGCAAAAAAACACAATATACGTGGGTTGACTTTCAAGGCAAAGAATCTTTAAATTTTCAACTTTCACTGACATTTTATGTTTTAATCCTCGTAATTATATCCTTGCTGCTAGTGTTTACAGGATTTGGCATTGCGATGACCAGCAATGGCACAGCAAATTATATAGAGATAATTTTCCGCACATTATTAATTGGGTGTAGTGCGATCGTTCTATTCATGCTTTTATTACAATCATTTGTAGTCACTTGTGCTGCGATCAAAGCTTATAGAGGAGAGTATTATCGTTATCCGTTCACAATTAGATTTTTGATATAG
- a CDS encoding retropepsin-like aspartic protease family protein, which produces MKNAWSRLALMTVIPGLMFLVFPRRTMADDPGGCFMVTSSGKTVSLGSLCGVTASDNGVFRIPIKRRLGKTPVIEVMFNGNKTFEMILDTGASGTVITQGMASDLKLQATGTMQAEIADGSRVQFVTSQVKSIAVGGAIVNNVEVAIAPKAGIGLLGHDFFDSYDVRILEKVVEFHRR; this is translated from the coding sequence ATGAAAAATGCTTGGAGTCGGCTGGCTTTGATGACGGTTATTCCTGGGCTGATGTTTTTGGTGTTTCCGCGTCGGACAATGGCTGACGATCCAGGAGGCTGTTTTATGGTGACTTCTTCGGGTAAAACGGTTAGTTTGGGTAGCCTTTGCGGTGTTACAGCATCAGATAATGGAGTTTTTCGTATTCCTATTAAGCGCCGTTTGGGGAAAACTCCGGTAATTGAGGTAATGTTTAATGGTAACAAAACCTTTGAGATGATTTTAGATACTGGTGCTAGCGGTACCGTCATCACTCAGGGAATGGCAAGTGACCTGAAACTTCAAGCTACAGGTACGATGCAAGCAGAAATTGCTGATGGTAGCAGAGTACAATTCGTTACAAGTCAGGTTAAGTCTATTGCTGTTGGTGGAGCTATCGTTAATAATGTTGAGGTAGCGATCGCTCCAAAAGCCGGCATCGGATTATTAGGTCACGATTTTTTTGACAGCTACGATGTGAGAATTCTGGAAAAGGTAGTTGAATTTCACCGTCGATGA
- a CDS encoding Gfo/Idh/MocA family protein produces the protein MASGWQMNQGVIGVAVVGTGFGQKVHIPGFQAHPRTQVVAVYNQDLEKAKEIAQTYHIPHACNKIADIVALNEVQAVSISTPPFMHYEMAKTVLQAGKHLLLEKPVTLNAAEAKELYQLANQKGVIATVDFEFRFVPGWQLLSELLSQDYVGVKRLIRIDWLGASRADASRPWNWYSQKDQGGGALGSLGSHAFDYIYWLFGPIRRLNAHLSTAIPTRVDPATKESKLVDSDDTCMLMLELADGTPCQVSISAVVHAPRPHWVEVYGDKGTLVLGSENQKDYVHGFRVKGSRPGLPLTEIEIPNHLTFPKNYADGRISAFIRVIEQWVQGIDLGKAIVPSLREGVYSQLLMDLSHQSNVRKSWVDVPDLEAFLSSNTNSF, from the coding sequence ATGGCTTCTGGATGGCAAATGAATCAGGGTGTGATCGGCGTTGCAGTTGTGGGTACAGGATTTGGGCAAAAAGTCCACATTCCCGGATTTCAAGCACATCCTCGTACTCAGGTAGTTGCAGTATATAACCAAGACTTAGAAAAAGCTAAAGAGATCGCCCAAACCTATCATATCCCCCACGCCTGCAACAAAATTGCAGACATTGTTGCCTTAAACGAAGTCCAAGCCGTCAGCATTTCCACACCGCCATTTATGCATTATGAAATGGCAAAAACAGTACTGCAAGCCGGGAAACATTTATTATTAGAAAAACCCGTCACCTTAAATGCAGCCGAAGCAAAAGAACTTTATCAGTTAGCGAACCAAAAAGGCGTAATTGCAACAGTAGATTTTGAATTTCGCTTTGTACCTGGGTGGCAATTATTATCTGAACTCTTATCACAAGATTACGTAGGTGTCAAACGTTTAATTAGAATTGATTGGTTAGGCGCTTCCAGGGCTGATGCTTCGCGTCCTTGGAATTGGTACTCTCAGAAAGACCAAGGAGGAGGTGCTTTAGGGTCTTTAGGTTCCCATGCTTTCGATTACATTTACTGGCTATTTGGACCGATACGTAGATTAAACGCTCATTTAAGTACTGCCATTCCCACACGAGTTGACCCCGCTACCAAAGAATCAAAATTAGTAGACAGCGATGACACCTGTATGCTAATGCTGGAATTGGCGGATGGAACACCTTGTCAAGTGTCCATCAGTGCAGTAGTTCATGCACCGCGTCCGCATTGGGTGGAAGTGTATGGCGATAAGGGTACATTAGTTTTGGGAAGCGAAAATCAAAAAGATTACGTACACGGATTTCGAGTTAAAGGTTCGCGACCCGGTTTACCGCTGACGGAAATAGAAATTCCCAATCACTTGACTTTTCCGAAAAACTATGCTGATGGACGAATCTCTGCGTTTATTCGCGTGATTGAGCAATGGGTGCAAGGAATTGATCTCGGCAAGGCGATTGTACCATCGTTGCGAGAAGGAGTTTATTCTCAGTTATTGATGGATTTATCTCATCAATCAAATGTGAGAAAAAGCTGGGTAGATGTACCTGATTTAGAAGCATTTTTAAGTTCTAATACCAACTCTTTTTAA
- a CDS encoding SemiSWEET transporter, whose protein sequence is MEIDYITTLGLIAGLLSTIAYLPQVIKTWKSKSASDLSWSMLITLCAGIILWLVYATYIQDIPLIAANIVTLLLASIILVLKIKYN, encoded by the coding sequence ATGGAAATTGATTATATAACCACTTTGGGTCTAATAGCAGGATTGCTGAGTACAATTGCTTATCTACCTCAAGTGATTAAAACTTGGAAGTCGAAATCAGCTTCAGACCTTTCTTGGAGTATGCTGATTACCCTGTGTGCAGGTATTATTCTATGGTTGGTTTATGCGACTTATATTCAGGATATTCCTCTGATTGCCGCCAACATCGTCACCTTACTTTTAGCCTCTATAATTTTGGTACTGAAGATCAAGTACAATTAA